One window from the genome of Acidihalobacter ferrooxydans encodes:
- a CDS encoding DUF6134 family protein produces the protein MSHARPITAGLLLIACLSPASAAAASPTAAPDTTNTQTLRYRVLLDGSPIGLQTYTVTTHGDTRRVVSTARFTVKFFFVTVYHYHLHYTAHWRNGCLVSLHSTTNDDGKHERVDAQAGPHGFTIKTQQGQTVQHGCVRSFAYWDPHVRLHSGPLLNVQTGQYLPVHVAALGQDTTTINGHRVAATHYRLTGKKLAIDLWYQSGAQWIALQSKVDGGRTLRYERVTGNSTGG, from the coding sequence ATGAGCCACGCCCGCCCCATCACCGCCGGCCTGCTGCTGATCGCCTGTCTATCGCCGGCGTCGGCAGCGGCCGCGTCGCCGACCGCCGCGCCCGACACGACCAACACGCAAACGCTGCGCTACCGCGTCCTGCTCGACGGCAGCCCCATCGGCCTGCAGACCTACACCGTCACCACCCACGGCGACACCCGGCGCGTCGTCAGCACCGCCCGCTTCACGGTCAAATTCTTCTTCGTGACCGTCTACCACTATCACCTTCATTACACCGCGCACTGGCGCAACGGCTGCCTGGTCTCGCTGCACTCGACCACCAACGACGACGGCAAACACGAACGCGTCGACGCCCAGGCCGGGCCGCATGGCTTCACGATCAAGACGCAACAAGGACAGACCGTGCAGCACGGCTGCGTGCGCAGCTTCGCCTACTGGGACCCGCACGTGCGGCTGCACAGCGGCCCGCTGCTCAATGTGCAGACCGGCCAATACCTGCCGGTACACGTCGCCGCGCTCGGCCAGGACACCACGACGATCAACGGCCACCGCGTCGCCGCCACGCACTATCGCCTCACCGGCAAGAAACTGGCTATCGACCTCTGGTATCAATCCGGCGCACAATGGATCGCACTGCAATCCAAGGTCGACGGCGGACGCACCCTGCGCTACGAACGCGTCACCGGCAATTCGACCGGCGGTTAA
- a CDS encoding DUF1295 domain-containing protein, translating to MLVIALLAWLHSLARGNVNIVDTLWALFFLVATLVYAGFGQGTRAVPMVALVALWALRLALHLAVRNHGKAEDRRYQAIRRNHSPGFAWKSLYLVFGLQAVLAWLISLPLFVAAVSPAPCNILDLIGLAIALGGIAFEAIADRQLSAFKADPANHGRVLDTGLWGWSRHPNYFGEACVWLGFGLIGVAAGSLWSLLAPALMTALLLKVSGVSLMEKDIGERRPAYRDYIARTSAFIPRPPKRHTENRA from the coding sequence TTGCTCGTCATCGCCCTGCTCGCCTGGCTGCACAGCCTCGCGCGCGGCAACGTGAACATCGTCGACACGCTCTGGGCGCTGTTCTTCCTCGTCGCCACGCTGGTCTACGCCGGTTTCGGCCAGGGCACGCGCGCCGTGCCCATGGTCGCGCTGGTCGCGCTCTGGGCGCTGCGCCTGGCCCTCCATCTCGCGGTGCGCAATCACGGCAAGGCCGAAGATCGGCGCTATCAGGCCATCCGACGTAATCACTCGCCCGGCTTCGCCTGGAAAAGCCTGTACCTCGTGTTCGGCCTGCAGGCCGTGCTCGCCTGGCTGATCTCCCTGCCGCTGTTTGTCGCGGCCGTCTCGCCCGCGCCCTGCAACATACTCGACCTGATCGGCCTCGCCATCGCGCTCGGCGGCATCGCCTTCGAGGCCATTGCCGACCGTCAGCTGAGCGCCTTCAAAGCCGATCCAGCCAATCACGGCCGCGTGCTCGACACCGGCCTGTGGGGCTGGAGCCGCCATCCCAACTACTTCGGCGAGGCCTGTGTATGGCTCGGCTTCGGCCTCATCGGCGTCGCCGCCGGGAGCCTGTGGAGCCTGCTCGCGCCCGCGCTGATGACCGCCCTGCTACTCAAGGTCTCCGGCGTCAGCCTCATGGAAAAAGACATCGGCGAACGCCGCCCGGCCTACCGCGACTACATCGCCCGCACCAGCGCCTTCATCCCGCGACCGCCCAAACGCCACACGGAGAACCGCGCATGA